One window from the genome of Artemia franciscana chromosome 12, ASM3288406v1, whole genome shotgun sequence encodes:
- the LOC136034057 gene encoding zinc finger protein OZF-like — translation METCMLPDITAVKQEAEDTSSNKDETVFGSIHPMLIMENEVTFISVSPGTSGDCHNNPDHVKLESNFDEDEDLPIATLYDNDISKQGCALPTAPGCTMPSHIYLFAENDMPKEEVFHTGGKPIECFNFEEILSNKDHLSDHQNIHAGKIPIERGVCKKPFTSGTNLSHQRSRAGKKPFECNICEKRFHRKLGLSNHQRTHTGEKPFKCDICEKTFRQKANLFIHQKTHTGEKAFECDICKKRLTSRANLSRHQNTHTSEKPFVCDICEKPFRQKINLSIHQRIHTGEKPFECDACKKCFSSTSGLSNHQRYHIGDKPFMCDVCNKCFISNSRLTLHQRTHTGEKPFECDICKKCFISNSCLTLHQRFHTGEKPFECGTCGKTFHRKFLLSDHQKTHTGEKPFECSICGKKFRRKNHLSDHQRTHSGEKSFECEKCGKLFASRSGLSSHLKSHIEGKVFEHASV, via the exons ATGGAAACATGCATGCTGCCTGACATCACTGCTGTTAAGCAAG AAGCTGAAGATACATCCTCAAATAAGGATGAAACTGTTTTTGGAAGTATACATCCTATGTTAATAATGGAGAACGAAGTGacttttatttctgtttctccTGGCACCTCTGGTGATTGTCATAATAATCCTGACCATGTTAAGCTGGAGTCGAACTTCGACGAGGATGAAG aTCTCCCAATTGCAACGTTGTATGACAATGATATCAGCAAGCAAGGTTGTGCATTACCTACCGCGCCAGGTTGCACTATGCCAAGTCACATATATTTATTCGCAGAAAACGATATGCCAAAAGAGGAGGTTTTTCATACAGGAGGAAAACCTATcgaatgttttaattttgaggaAATTCTTTCCAATAAAGACCACCTATCTGATCATCAAAACATCCATGCCGGGAAAATACCTATTGAGCGTGGTGTTTGTAAGAAACCTTTCACTTCAGGTACCAATTTATCCCATCAAAGATCTCGTGCAGGAAAAAAACCGTTCGAATGTAATATCTGTGAGAAAAGATTCCACAGAAAGCTTGGACTATCGAatcatcaaagaactcatactggagaaaaaccattcaaatgTGATATTTGTGAAAAAACATTCCGCCAAAAAGCCAACCTATTTATTCATCAAaaaactcatactggagaaaaagcTTTCGAATGTGATATATGTAAAAAGCGTCTTACGTCAAGGGCCAATTTATCTCGTCATCAAAATACTCATACTAGTGAAAAACCTTTTGTCTGTGATATATGTGAGAAACCATTCCGCCAAAAAATCAACCTATCTatacatcaaagaattcataccggagaaaaacctttcgagTGTGATGCatgtaagaaatgtttttcttcAACTTCTGGTTTATCTAATCATCAAAGATATCATATTGGAGACAAACCTTTCATGTGTGATGTATGTaacaaatgttttatttcaaattcacGTTTAACTCttcatcaaagaactcatactggagaaaaacctttcgaatgcgatatttgtaaaaaatgttttatttcaaattcatgTTTAACGCTTCATCAAAGATTTcacactggagaaaaacctttcgaatGTGGTACATGTGGGAAAACATTCCACAGGAAATTCCTCCTGTCTGATCATCAAAAAACTCATAcaggagaaaaaccttttgaatgtaGCATATGTGGGAAAAAATTCCGGAGAAAAAATCATCTATCTGATCATCAGAGAACTCATAGTGGGGAAAAATCCTTCGAATGTGAGAAATGTGGAAAACTTTTTGCTTCAAGATCTGGCTTGTCCTCTCATCTAAAAAGTCACATTGAAGGAAAAGTCTTTGAGCATGCCAGTGTGTAA